One Marasmius oreades isolate 03SP1 chromosome 2, whole genome shotgun sequence DNA segment encodes these proteins:
- a CDS encoding uncharacterized protein (BUSCO:EOG09263R62), producing the protein MSSTQTLSAALKTLANYRAHSTRASQDVLAKGSAILRDGRPEAKLGDDAWAFLEQVFLAAIDVGNIEIADECLHKLSDKFPGSTRVDVLAGIRIEASESPEIALKFYDDILKDDSANAAVWKRRISILRRTGKIEKAVEELKEYLDTFYNDLEAWVELADIYSSCYQYSSALSSLSHTLLLAPQNPFYTLQFAETAYTANDIPLAFKMFSVCIEIAERDLEPGEVVRSKGKGKALAEDIDLDENAGEGISTRAWFGLKLCTRILLSTSSSSPSQTPIPKRKTIELVDELATERVLAVYSSNDGKGKENVRAWLGRS; encoded by the exons ATGAGTAGCACTCAAACGTTGTCAGCTGCCCTCAAAACTTTGGCAAACTATCGAGCACATAGCACAAGAGCTTCTCAAGATGTTCTCGCGAAGGGTAGTGCAATTCTCAGAGACGGTAGACCGGAGGCCAAGTTAGGCGATGACG CTTGGGCTTTCCTCGAGCAGGTTTTTCTCGCTGCAATTGATGTAGGAAATATTGAGATAGCGGAT GAATGCCTCCACAAGCTATCAGATAAATTTCCTGGCTCTACACGTGTGGACGTTCTCGCTGGTATACGTAtcgaggcttcggagtctccGGAAATTGCTCTCAAGTTTTACGACGATATATTGAAGGATGACTCTGCTAATGCG GCTGTGTGGAAACGTCGTATATCCATTCTCAGACGTACAGGGAAGATTGAAAAAGCCGTGGAAGAACTCAAAGAGTATCTTGACACGTTCTACAACGATCTTGAAGCATGGGTCGAGCTCGCAGACATTTATTCTTCCTGCTACCA ATACTCTTCCGCCTTATCGTCTCTCTCGCATACACTTCTCCTTGCCCCTCAAAACCCTTTCTACACCCTTCAATTTGCTGAAACGGCGTATACCGCAAACGACATACCTCTCGCTTTCAAGATGTTCTCGGTTTGCATCGAGATTGCTGAACGTGACTTGGAGCCTGGAGAAGTTGTGAGGTCGAAGGGCAAAGGTAAAGCCTTAGCAGAAGATATCGATTTGGACGAGAACGCTGGGGAAGGGATCTCTACTAGGGCTTGGTTCGGCCTTAAATTG TGCACGCGCATTTTACTTTCCACATCgtcctcttctccctcacAGACGCCAATACCAAAGCGGAAGACGATTGAGCTGGTGGATGAACTTGCAACTGAGAGAGTGTTGGCTGTTTACTCCTCTAATGATggaaaagggaaggaaaatGTTCGGGCCTGGCTTGGACGCTCATAG